A region from the Pseudomonas sp. KU26590 genome encodes:
- a CDS encoding MFS transporter, which produces MNKPAGPSSKKSALFLLSLMVVLGMFPLDVMLPSYPALANAFGMKINEVTLFVAMFAVGFSGSQILIGPLSDKYGRPIMLKIGLVISLMGVMGCLLSNTQTAFAIARVVQGAGCGCFVLAQAIVQDVFTVEDRQRIRIYLLSLSGICISFSPLLGTYLQYALDWQGSFYLFATLAFILLGQIIFYFPNLQDLPLSARDEKLNIVARYADIVTFRPFVCSWLTSALAFSCHFGFIAVSPIIFLDTLQVSSLAYALVLLLYGAAYVVGGLVATRLSRTLVIDAQIKIGLAISGLSGLIMVSMIQLQLSIATVAIPMIICTIGTTLVRPAAASRAMEMFSEKAGASSAAGGTIMFVTAGSVSVILSNAPLPPLESLSIFILIATALGYALNKWGVPDGPVLVDPQAGSSH; this is translated from the coding sequence ATGAACAAACCGGCCGGACCGTCCTCAAAAAAGTCTGCATTGTTTCTGCTTTCGTTAATGGTTGTGCTGGGCATGTTCCCCCTTGATGTGATGCTCCCCTCCTACCCTGCACTGGCAAATGCCTTTGGAATGAAGATAAATGAGGTGACGCTTTTTGTTGCAATGTTCGCAGTGGGGTTCTCCGGTTCACAAATTTTGATCGGGCCTCTTTCAGATAAGTATGGACGGCCCATCATGTTGAAAATCGGGCTTGTGATATCACTGATGGGTGTTATGGGATGCCTACTTTCAAACACTCAAACCGCCTTCGCCATAGCGCGGGTCGTGCAAGGCGCTGGGTGCGGGTGCTTTGTGCTAGCCCAGGCCATCGTCCAGGATGTATTCACTGTCGAAGACCGGCAAAGAATTCGTATCTATTTGCTTTCCTTAAGCGGCATCTGCATCTCCTTCTCACCTTTGCTCGGGACGTATCTGCAATATGCGCTGGACTGGCAGGGAAGTTTTTACTTATTTGCAACCCTGGCGTTCATTCTTCTAGGCCAGATCATCTTCTATTTTCCTAACTTGCAGGATCTGCCGTTATCCGCTCGAGACGAGAAACTCAATATCGTGGCGCGCTACGCAGACATTGTTACCTTCAGGCCCTTTGTATGTTCCTGGTTAACGTCCGCGCTGGCATTCTCTTGCCACTTCGGCTTTATCGCCGTCTCCCCCATTATTTTCCTGGATACACTGCAGGTATCGTCTCTTGCCTACGCGCTTGTGCTGTTACTTTATGGAGCCGCGTATGTGGTAGGGGGATTGGTCGCTACACGGCTATCCAGGACCTTGGTCATCGATGCCCAGATAAAGATAGGGTTGGCGATCTCGGGGCTGTCCGGGTTGATCATGGTCAGCATGATTCAACTTCAGCTTTCGATTGCCACGGTCGCCATCCCAATGATTATCTGCACGATTGGAACTACCCTCGTCAGGCCAGCAGCGGCCTCGCGCGCAATGGAGATGTTCAGCGAAAAAGCGGGGGCGTCTTCTGCAGCGGGCGGCACCATCATGTTCGTGACTGCCGGGTCAGTCAGCGTGATCCTCTCCAACGCACCACTGCCCCCTCTGGAAAGCCTTTCAATTTTCATTTTAATTGCTACTGCGCTTGGCTATGCGCTCAACAAATGGGGTGTCCCCGACGGTCCGGTTCTCGTAGATCCACAGGCGGGGTCCTCACATTAA
- a CDS encoding diiron oxygenase, whose product MMINSCAKTERDALMVFGDWDKASTVRSQPYAYDLSGWTREGELRKDWFVPTALPWLADEAVHSRGEEVRQALLARYLVMFLDYTTELETRIVNRSILSIAHDRVGFGLSPALKLTGLKLYADEAYHAVISAAVANQVCTVYRIENREIASERVQNIRALARTVDPVHTELAWFIIGFVSETVITKEFLKISKATIYQPVYLMLRDHLEDELKHSLYFSNLFSIVWQRASTAQQTFISTFIIHAIYEFFRLHTSWLYETLRCVGIDDTSARIIHERQQGALPHRVRAKAGCTATITAMKRSGFFKDTQNVERFVDAGLLSLNDS is encoded by the coding sequence ATGATGATTAACAGCTGTGCCAAGACTGAACGCGACGCGCTGATGGTCTTTGGAGACTGGGACAAGGCTTCTACCGTACGCTCGCAACCTTATGCCTATGACCTTTCAGGCTGGACACGGGAAGGAGAACTCCGCAAGGACTGGTTTGTGCCAACCGCGCTTCCCTGGCTGGCTGACGAAGCCGTTCACTCCCGCGGAGAAGAGGTCAGGCAGGCATTGCTGGCGAGGTATCTAGTGATGTTTTTAGACTATACAACTGAACTGGAGACTCGGATTGTCAATCGCTCGATTCTCTCAATCGCCCATGATCGAGTCGGTTTTGGATTATCTCCGGCGCTGAAGCTGACAGGGCTGAAATTGTATGCAGATGAAGCCTACCATGCCGTGATTTCAGCAGCCGTGGCTAATCAAGTATGCACTGTTTACCGTATCGAGAACCGCGAGATAGCGTCTGAGCGTGTTCAGAATATTCGTGCACTGGCACGCACCGTTGACCCGGTCCACACTGAACTGGCCTGGTTCATCATCGGCTTCGTCTCAGAGACCGTGATCACCAAAGAATTCCTCAAAATCTCCAAGGCAACTATATACCAACCCGTCTACCTGATGCTTCGTGACCACCTAGAGGATGAACTAAAACACTCTCTCTATTTTTCCAATCTGTTTAGCATTGTCTGGCAACGCGCGTCGACTGCTCAGCAGACGTTCATTTCAACCTTCATCATCCACGCCATTTACGAGTTTTTTAGACTGCATACATCATGGCTGTATGAAACCCTTAGATGTGTGGGCATTGACGATACCAGCGCGCGGATTATCCATGAACGGCAACAAGGAGCTTTGCCACACCGAGTCAGAGCAAAAGCGGGCTGCACCGCGACAATAACGGCAATGAAGCGCAGCGGTTTTTTTAAAGACACTCAGAATGTAGAACGCTTCGTTGATGCTGGACTTCTCTCACTAAACGACAGTTGA
- a CDS encoding superoxide dismutase, translating to MAFELPPLPYAHDALAPHISKETLEYHHDKHHNTYVVNLNNLVPGTEFEGKTLEEIVKTSSGGIFNNAAQVWNHTFYWNCLAPNAGGQPTGALADAINAAFGSFDKFKEEFSKTSIGTFGSGWGWLVKKADGSLALASTIGAGNPITSGDTPLLTCDVWEHAYYIDYRNLRPKYVEAFWNLVNWKFVAEQFEGKSFTA from the coding sequence ATGGCTTTTGAATTGCCTCCGCTGCCGTACGCACATGATGCTCTGGCACCGCACATCTCCAAGGAAACTCTGGAATACCACCACGACAAGCACCACAACACCTATGTCGTGAACCTGAACAACCTGGTGCCAGGCACCGAGTTCGAAGGCAAGACTCTGGAAGAAATCGTCAAGACCTCGTCGGGCGGTATCTTCAACAACGCCGCTCAAGTCTGGAACCACACGTTCTACTGGAACTGCCTGGCGCCAAACGCCGGCGGCCAACCGACTGGCGCTCTGGCTGACGCGATCAACGCTGCTTTCGGCTCCTTCGACAAGTTCAAGGAAGAATTCAGCAAAACTTCCATCGGCACCTTCGGCTCCGGCTGGGGCTGGCTGGTGAAGAAAGCTGACGGCTCCCTGGCACTGGCCAGCACCATCGGCGCCGGCAACCCGATCACCAGCGGCGACACCCCGCTGCTGACCTGCGACGTCTGGGAACACGCTTACTACATCGACTACCGTAACCTGCGTCCAAAGTACGTCGAGGCGTTCTGGAACCTGGTCAACTGGAAGTTCGTTGCCGAGCAGTTCGAAGGCAAAAGCTTCACCGCCTGA